GAGGCCACCGCCGAGGTAGTAGAGCGCCGACCACTCGATGCCGGCCGCGCGGCCCGTGAGGGATGCGAGCACGGCGCCCAGGTGGTAGCCGACCATCGGCAGGTTGTTGGCGAGCGCGCGGCGGCCGACGGGGGCGTTCTCCTGCATCATCGCGAGGGCGACAGGCATGCAGCCGCCGAGGCCGAGGCCCGCGATGAAGCGGACGGCGCCCATCAGGAACGCGTTGGGCATGAGGGGGAACACGATCGTGAAGATCGAGAAGACCAGCACTGCCAGGAGCAGCGGCGTGCGGCGGCCGAACCGATCGGCCAGGCGGCCCATGAACGCCGCCCCGACGCCCACGCCGATGAGCGAGAACGTGTTGACCCAGTTCATCTCGTCGACCGCGAAGCCGCCGACCTCGGGATCGGTGAGCACCGGGATGGTCGCGCCGAGCGCCACGATGTCGTAGCCCTCGAAGACCACAATCAGGAAGCACAGGATCGCGATCCACAGGTCGACGGTGGGCTTCTTCTTCGCTGCATCAAGCGTCATAGACGTCTTCGTCCTTCATTCGTGGAGTGCGCCGGCAGTCGCCGCCGGGCCGTCGGCGATCCTCACACGCAGACTCGACGCCGCCGGGAAGAACGTCCCACTGAGTGAGAAGTTCGCGTACCTTGCATGCTGCATGGCACTGCTGTCAACCGGCGCCACCCGACTACGCCGGCGCGCGCCCGCGTGGAAGACTGTCCGCCATGACGAGCCGTGCCGGACTCCCTGCCGAAGCATCCGATCTCATCGACGTCGACGAGCTGATCAGCGCGTACTACGACCGGATCCCGGATCCGAGCGTCACCGGTCAGAGGGTCGCGTTCGGGACGAGCGGGCACCGAGGGTCGAGCCTCAGCACGAGCTTCAACGAGCAGCACATCCTCGCCACGACCCAGGCGATCGTCGACTACCGCGCGGCGCAGGGCATCGAGGGCCCGCTGTTCCTCGGGCGCGACACGCACGCGCTGTCGCTTCCGGCCGAGCGCAGCGCGATCGAGGTGCTGGTCGCCAACGCGATCGACGTGCGCATCGACGCGCGCGACTCCTGGGTGCCGACCCCCGCGCTCAGCCTCGCGATCCTGACGCACAACCGCGAGCTGGAGCCCGGCGACGCCGGTCGTGCCGACGGCATCGTCGTGACGCCGAGCCACAATCCGCCGGCCGACGGCGGCTTCAAGTACAACCCGCCGCACGGGGGCCCGGCGGACACCGACGCCACCTCGTGGATCGCGGCGCGGGCGAACGAACTCATCGAGGGCGGCCTGGAGGGCGTGGGGCGCGTGCGCTTCGCCGACCTCGACGCGGGCGCGATCGCGACCTACGACTTCCGCGACGCGTACGTGCGCGAGCTCGCGTCGATCATCGACATCGAGGCGATCAAGCGCGCGGGAATCCGCATCGGAGCCGACCCGCTGGGCGGCGCGTCCGTCGAGTACTGGGCCCTAATCGCCGAGCACTACGGCCTCGACCTCACCGTCGTAAACCCGGACGTCGACCCGACGTGGCGGTTCATGACGCTCGACTGGGACGAGAAGATCCGGATGGATCCGTCCTCCCCGTCCGCGATGGCGTCGCTCGTCGCGAAGCGCGGCGAGTTCGACATCCTGACCGGCAACGACGCCGACGCCGACCGGCACGGCATCGTGACGCCCGACGCAGGGCTGATGAACCCGAACCACTACCTCGCCGTGGCGGTCGAGTACCTGTTCTCGCACCGTCCCGGCTGGTCGGCCGATGCCGCCGTGGGCAAGACCCTCGTGTCGTCCATGATGATCGACAAGGTCACGGCCGCGCTCGGGCGACGACTGCTCGAGGTGCCCGTCGGCTTCAAGTGGTTCGTGCCGGGCCTGCTCGACGGATCCGTCGCGTTCGGCGGCGAGGAGTCGGCAGGAGCGTCGTTCCTGCGCACCGACGGCACGGTGTGGACGACCGACAAGGACGGCATCCTGCTCTGCCTGCTCGCGGCCGAGATCCTCGCCGTCACCGGAAAGACGCCGTCGCAGCGCTACGCCGAGCTCGAGGCGGAGTACGGCGCGTCCGCCTACCAACGGGTCGACGCCCCGGCCACGCCCGAGCAGAAGTCGGCGCTGGCGGGGCTGGGACCGGACGCCGTGACCGCCACGACGCTCGCGGGCGAGGAGATCATCGCGAAGCTGTCGCACGCGCCCGGCAACGACGCCCCGATCGGCGGCCTCAAGGTGCAGACCGCGAGCGCGTGGTTCGCGGCGCGCCCGTCCGGCACGGAGGACGTGTACAAGCTCTACGCCGAGTCGCTGCGCGGCGAGGAGCACCTCCGCCAGGTGCAGGACGAGGCCCGCGCCGTCGTCGGCGCCGCACTGAACGGCTGAACCCGCCCCACTCGCTCTCGCATGGGGAGTACTCCCCATGCGAGAGGCCGGAATGGTCACCTGCCGTTCAATCGCGGCGGGGACCCTGGGGCGCATGACGATCACATCCCCTGACTCCGATGCGGTGATCCGTCCCGAAGACGAGACGCGTCGCCGCCCCCTGCTGAACCTCCTGATGACGGGTCGCACGCACGGCAAGCGCAGCCCGGTCACCTGCATGTACAAGTGCGACAACGCGTGCTTCCACCCCGTCCCCAACACGTCGGACAACGAGTACTTCCGCGACATCGCGGATGCCGCGCTCAGCCGCCGCGCCGTGCTGGCGGGCGGCGCCGCCGCGGCGAGCGCCATCGTGCTGACGTCCGCCATCGCCGGTGCCGACCCGGCCGCCGCCTCGGTCACGACCGCGGTGTCCACGGGCCGCGGCGGCGGGCGCGCGTTCGGCTTCGAGCCGATCGCCCCCGTGCCGGCCGACGTCGACGCGGTGACGGTGCCGCGCGGCTTCCGCTGGACGCCGATCATCCGCTGGGGCGATCCGCTGTTCAGCCGCCGCGACACGTTCGACCCGAACAACCAGACGGCCGAGAAGCAGGCACGTCAGTTCGGCTACAACAACGACTACCTCGACATCCTCGTCGAGCGGAACGGCCGCGAGGCGCTGCTCGTCGCGAACCAGGAGTACGTCAACCCCGGCATCATGTTCCCGCCGGCGGCCGACGAGGCCGAGCGTCTCGAGCAGCTGCGCGTGTCGAAGGCCGCGCACGGCATGGCGGTCGTCGAGCTCGAGCGCCGCCGCTCCGGCGAGCCGTGGACCTACCGCGTCGGCGGCCGCCGCAACCGCCGCATCACCGCGGACACCCGCATGGTGTTCTCGGGTCCCGCGGCCGGCTCCGACCTGCTCAAGACCGTCGAGGACCCGGCGGGCCGCTACCCCGTCGGCACGTTCGGCAACTGCGCGGGCGGAACGACCCCGTGGGGCACCGTGCTGTCGGGCGAGGAGAACTTCAACGGCTACTTCGTGGCGCCCGGCGTCTCGCCCGAGCAGAAGCGCTACGGTCTCAGCCCGAACCCCTCGAGCTACGGCTGGGAGGCCGTCGACCCCCGCTTCGATGCGCGTCAGCCGGGCTACGAGAACGAGCCGAACCGCTTCGGCTGGATCGTCGAGATCGACCCCGAGAACCCCCACGAGCCGCCGGTCAAGCACACGGCGCTCGGCCGCATGAAGCACGAGGGCGCCAACGTCACGATCAGCCGCTCGGGTCACGCCGTGGCGTACATGGGCGACGACGAGCGCTTCGACTACCTCTACAAGTTCGTCTCGGCGGAGCGGTACCAGCGCGGCAACAGCCGCTGGGCCCGCGCGCACAACAAGAAGCTGCTGAGCGCCGGATCGCTGTACGTCGCGAAGTTCTCGGGCGACTCGCCCGTCGAGGAGATCACCGGCACGGGCGCGCTCCCCTCGGACGGCACCTTCGACGGCACGGGCGAGTGGGTGCCGCTGATGGTCGACGGCCGCAGCAAGGTGCCCGGCTTCACGGTCGAGCAGGTGCTCGTGAACACCCGGCTCGCGGCCGACAAGGTCGGGGCGACCAAGATGGACCGCTGCGAGGACGTCGAGCCCAACCCCAAGACCGGCCGGGTGTACGTCGCGTGCACCAACAACACGGATCGCGGCAAGGCGGGCAAGGAGGGCGCGACCGAGACGAACCCGCGCAACTCCAACCGCGACGGTCACGTGATCGAGATCACCGAGGCCCGGGGCGACAACTCGTCGACGCGGTTCGGCTGGAGCATCCTGCTGCTGTGCGGCGACCCCGCCACGACGCCGAACACGTACTTCGCGGGCTACCCGGCCGACCGCGTGTCGCCCATCTCGTGCCCGGACAACCTGACGTTCGACTCGGACGGCAACCTGTGGATCTCGACCGACGGCCAGCCCGGCACGATCGGCTACAACGACGGCCTGTTCCGCGTGCCGCTCGAGGGCCGGGACCGCGGTCGCGTGCAGCAGTTCCTCGCGGTGCCGCGCGAGGCCGAGACCTGCGGCCCGGTCGTGCACGACGAGGACGGCAGCGTGTTCGTCGCGGTGCAGCACCCGGGAGAGGACGGCGAGTGGGACGCGCAGCACTCCTACTTCCCCGACTACATCCAGCCCGGCGCCGTGCGCGGCGGCAAGTGGGGCGGGCCGCGCCCCTCGGTGATCCAGATCACCAAGCGCTGATCACGCGCGAGACGCCCGGCCTCCTCGAGGGGCCGGGCGTCTCCGCGTGTCAGCGGACGTGCCTCAGCGGACCGTGACTTCCGCGTCCGCGGGGTGCAGCAGGAACCAGCGCCAGCCGTACGGCTCGAGGTCGAGCGACAGCGGTGCCGTCGCGTCGATCGCCGCGCCGGTCATCCGATCGGTGAGGATCGAGTCGTCCGCGTCCACGGTGATCCGGACCGACGTGCCCTTGTCTGCGAAGCTGTGCAGCGCGAGCATCGCCCAGTCCTCGCCGCGGCAGACGTGCGCGAGCACCTCGGCGGGCCCGCCGTGCAGCACCTCCAGGTGCGCCCACGCCTGCTCGGGCGTCGAGCGGTACAGGCCGATGAGCTGTCGCAGGTGGGACAGCAGCGAGCCGGGGTCGGCGAGCTGGTCATCGACGTTGACCTGCTCCGGACCGTACGGTCCCGCGGGCGCCTGCCGCACCCAGCGCGACGGCCGCGCGGTCGAGAAGCCGCCCTCGCTCGCCCACTGCATGGGCGTGCGCACCGCGAGCCTGCCCGGCACATCGAGGTTCTCGCCCATGCCGATCTCCTC
The Microbacterium sp. JZ31 genome window above contains:
- the pgm gene encoding phosphoglucomutase (alpha-D-glucose-1,6-bisphosphate-dependent), whose product is MTSRAGLPAEASDLIDVDELISAYYDRIPDPSVTGQRVAFGTSGHRGSSLSTSFNEQHILATTQAIVDYRAAQGIEGPLFLGRDTHALSLPAERSAIEVLVANAIDVRIDARDSWVPTPALSLAILTHNRELEPGDAGRADGIVVTPSHNPPADGGFKYNPPHGGPADTDATSWIAARANELIEGGLEGVGRVRFADLDAGAIATYDFRDAYVRELASIIDIEAIKRAGIRIGADPLGGASVEYWALIAEHYGLDLTVVNPDVDPTWRFMTLDWDEKIRMDPSSPSAMASLVAKRGEFDILTGNDADADRHGIVTPDAGLMNPNHYLAVAVEYLFSHRPGWSADAAVGKTLVSSMMIDKVTAALGRRLLEVPVGFKWFVPGLLDGSVAFGGEESAGASFLRTDGTVWTTDKDGILLCLLAAEILAVTGKTPSQRYAELEAEYGASAYQRVDAPATPEQKSALAGLGPDAVTATTLAGEEIIAKLSHAPGNDAPIGGLKVQTASAWFAARPSGTEDVYKLYAESLRGEEHLRQVQDEARAVVGAALNG
- a CDS encoding PhoX family protein yields the protein MTITSPDSDAVIRPEDETRRRPLLNLLMTGRTHGKRSPVTCMYKCDNACFHPVPNTSDNEYFRDIADAALSRRAVLAGGAAAASAIVLTSAIAGADPAAASVTTAVSTGRGGGRAFGFEPIAPVPADVDAVTVPRGFRWTPIIRWGDPLFSRRDTFDPNNQTAEKQARQFGYNNDYLDILVERNGREALLVANQEYVNPGIMFPPAADEAERLEQLRVSKAAHGMAVVELERRRSGEPWTYRVGGRRNRRITADTRMVFSGPAAGSDLLKTVEDPAGRYPVGTFGNCAGGTTPWGTVLSGEENFNGYFVAPGVSPEQKRYGLSPNPSSYGWEAVDPRFDARQPGYENEPNRFGWIVEIDPENPHEPPVKHTALGRMKHEGANVTISRSGHAVAYMGDDERFDYLYKFVSAERYQRGNSRWARAHNKKLLSAGSLYVAKFSGDSPVEEITGTGALPSDGTFDGTGEWVPLMVDGRSKVPGFTVEQVLVNTRLAADKVGATKMDRCEDVEPNPKTGRVYVACTNNTDRGKAGKEGATETNPRNSNRDGHVIEITEARGDNSSTRFGWSILLLCGDPATTPNTYFAGYPADRVSPISCPDNLTFDSDGNLWISTDGQPGTIGYNDGLFRVPLEGRDRGRVQQFLAVPREAETCGPVVHDEDGSVFVAVQHPGEDGEWDAQHSYFPDYIQPGAVRGGKWGGPRPSVIQITKR